Part of the Streptomyces antimycoticus genome, CAGCCGCAGGACATATCCCGGGGGGCGGGTGAGAACGGGGCTTTCGCTCTGGTTGGGCCGACGCAGGAACTTACGGATCTGGGAGACATACACATGGAGCCCGGCGATCGCCCGGCGCGGCGGATACTCCCCCCAGATCTCCGCGATGAGCTGGTCGATCGGGACCACCTGATCGGCGCGGACGAGAAGAACGGTCAACAGGACCTCGATCTTCCGCGCCCTGATGGTTAATTTCCGCTCTCCTTCTACCACCCGGAGAGGTCCCATGATCTCATATCGCACGATGTGCCCCATCCGAGTCGCCGACGAGTGCGGTCATGGGACAGTCGGCGCCTTTGCCGGAAGTGCCCGCGGTGTTTTCTGGGTGTTTCCTCGATTTCGAGGACGATGTCCGTCTGCTTCCGGAGGCGAACGCATGTGCGGGATGGGCTCTGGTGGTCCGCGCGGATCGCCGTCCCCGGCCGCCCGGGTGGCGCGCGGAAATTGTCACGTCCCCGGAGTCCGGCGACTCCGGAGGGGATGGGAAGTGGGCGCTTGCTGAGCCGCTTGCGTGTGGAAAGTGGTCCGGTCGCGCCCCTCTGCGCGGGAACGGGCGGTGCCGCCGGATCCACTGACGCACGCCGTTCGCGACTGCCATTACTCACCCCTCTTTTATCGCGGGCCCTGCCGAGGAATCAGAGAACTGACAAGATCGGACGCCTTCGGCGGGTGCCCCACATCGTAAGCAAGTCCTATGACTACCCACCTCACCTAGAATCCGGATATACGCGCCCTCGAGGCGGCGTCCTCGACGGTGCGGAGCGGGTATTCGCAATACGTCCGGAAGATCGGAATCCGGATATCCCGCACTTGAGGTGTTGCAGTCCGCGAATGAGAATACGCGGATCGCATCGGCCGGGACAAGCGAATCTTGCGAGATCATGGGCCCCTTGGTGCCGCTTTGATGAGGAGCGAGGAATTCCGGCTCCGCGGGACCCATGAAGGGGATGTCGAATAACCGTCAGGTTTGTTGGTGATTCAGGGCTTGTGGGCCACCACGATCGCGCAGCCGGCGCTCGGCACGGTGGGGAGCGCCGACTTCGCGGCGTCCAGCACCTCCTGGACGCTGACCCCGTGCTGCGCCTCGAACTCCCGGCGGCAGCGCAGGATGCCGTCGATCATCCGGTTGGCGGTGTCCTTCGTGTTCTCGGTGACGTCGGTGAGCTCGTCGAGCACCAGTCCCGCGTCACCGATCAGACCGGGCCAGTCCTCCAGCCGGGTCAGCGAGGTGACCACATCGGGATCGCCGTCCGGCTGGTAGCTGCCGTCGCTCGGCGGGGTGACATCCGTGAGCACCAGCCGGCCCCCGGACCCCAGCACACGGGCCATCTCCCGCAGTGCAGTCGGGCGGTCCATGTGATTGATCGATTCGAATGCGAGTACGGCATCGAAAGCCGCGTCCTCGAAAGGCATGGCCATGGCGTCGGCGTATTGGAATGCCACCTGGTGGGACAGATCGGCCAGCCGGGCGGATTCGGTCGCCTGTTTGACCTGGAGCTCGCTGATGGTGATGCCCAGGACATGGGCACCGGTGGCGGTCGCCACGCGCATCGCGGGTTTCCCGATACCGCAGCCGACATCCAGCACCCGGTCTCCCGCCCCGACCCGCAGCCGTTCGATCAGCAGATCCGTGAAGCGATCGGTGGCCTCCTGGACCGAACGGGTATCGGACGGGCCGTCCCAGTAGCCGAAGTGGAAGTTGTCGTCCCACGCCATCTGCAGAAGCGGTCCCAGCGAGCTGTAGTAGTCCGACACCGTGCCGCCTGGCGGCACGGCCGATGGAGATGTCATGACACTCCTCCTGTGTGCTCGGAGATCGGGTCGGCCAAGGGCACATAAAGGGCTCACCCGCTCAGCGATGGTCATGGGTTCCGGTAACGCGTCTCTAAAGTCACCGGCCGCGGCCTATTTGGTCTTGCTTTAGAGCCGCGCCCCACGATGGGCCACGTGCTCGCACCGATCATCAATCCGGAGCGGGAGTGCCGCCCATGACCCAGAACACGCAGATGTTCTCCCAGCGCCATATGGGGTGCGATGGATAGCGCCGCGCCCAACCGGACACCTCAGCACGCGGAGCCCATCGCCGTGGTGGGAATGGCCTGCCGCCTGCCGCACGCACCCAGTCCGCCGGCCTTCTGGCGGCTGCTGCGGCAGGGCGGGAACGCCGTCACCACCATGCCGGAGGACCGCCGCCGGACCGGCACTGCCGCCACCGACGGCCCCGTCACTGGCACCGATGGCCCCGCCACTGACACCGTCGCCACCGACGGCTCGGGCACCGACGGCCTCAACCGGCCTGCCCCGACCTGGTACGGCGGCTTCCTGGACCGCGTCGACACCTTCGACGCCTCCTTCTTCGGCATCTCGCCCCGCGAGGCGACGGCCATGGACCCCCAGCAGCGGCTGATGCTCGAACTCGCCTGGGAGTCGTTCGAGGACGCGGGAATCCGCCCCGGAACACTGAAGGACACCCCGACCGGTGTGTTCGTCGGCGCCATTTGGGACGAATACGCCACCCTGCTGCGCCGGGACACCACCGCGGCCACCCGGCACGCCATGACCGGTGTCCACCGCAGCATCATCGCCAACCGGGTCTCCTACGGATACGGTCTGCGCGGCCCGAGCCTCACCGTCGACACCGCACAGTCGTCCTCGCTGGTGGCCGTCCACACGGCCTGCGAGAGCCTGCGGCGCGGGGAGTGCACCCTGGCGCTGGCCGGCGGTGTGAACCTGATCCTCACCGAGGACAGCATGACGGCCGCCGCCGCCCAGTTCGGCGGGCTCTCCCCGGACGGGCGCTGCCACACCTTCGACGCCCGCGCCAACGGCTTCGTCCGTGGTGAGGGCGGCGCGGCGGTCCTCCTCAAACCCCTTGCCGCGGCCGTACGCGACGGTGACCCGGTGTACTGCGTCATCCACGCCGGAGCCGTCAACAACGACGGCGCCACCGACGGACTGACGGCCCCCAGCCCGGCGGCCCAGGAGGACGTGGTGCGCGCCGCCCACCGGCGGGCCGGAGTCGCACCCGACGAGGTCCAGTACGTCGAGCTGCACGGCACCGGGACGCCCGTCGGCGACCCCGTCGAAGCGGCGGCACTCGGCGCCGCGCTCGGCACCGCCCGGACGGACGGCACCCCCCTGCTCGTCGGCTCCGCCAAGACCAACGTGGGCCACCTCGAGGGCGCCGCGGGCATCGTCGGCCTCCTCAAGACCGCCCTCGGCATCAAGCACCGCCTGCTCCCGGCCAGCCTCCACTTCACCAGCCCGAACCCGCGGATCCCGCTGACCGAGCTCGGACTGCGGGTCCAGGACCGGCTGGGCGACTGGCCCCGCCCGGACCGGCCACTGATCGCCGGGGTCAGCTCCTTCGGCATGGGCGGCACCAACTGCCATCTCGTCGTCGGCGAGGCGCCCGCGTCCATGCCCGCGCCCGCGTCCGTGCGCGCACCCGCGTCCGTGCCCGCACCGGCCGACACCCCCGCGCCCCCCGTGGTGGCCTGGCCGATCTCCGCGAAGACCCCCGCGGCGCTGCGCGCCCAGGCCGGGCGGCTGCGGGACCACCTGGCGGACCATCCGGACCTCTCCCCGGCCGATATCGCACACTCCCTGGCCACCACCCGCACTGCCTTCGACCACCGCGCCGTGCTCCTCGGCGAGGACACCGACGAGCTGCTGAGCGGGCTGGACGCGCTGGCCGAGGGTGCGGAGACCGCCGGAATGGTGCCGGGCAGGGCCGTGGACGGCGGCCTCGCCTTCCTCTTCAGTGGGCAGGGCAGCCAGCGAGCGGCCATGGGACGTGAGCTGTATGCCGCCTATCCGGTCTTCGCTTCGGCACTGGACGAGGTGTGCGGCTGTCTGGACGCACGGCTGGCGGAGCCGCTGCACGAGGTGCTGTCCGCCCAAGCCCCCTCGCCGAGGGCGGAGTTGCTCGACCGGACCTCGTACACCCAGCCCGCGCTGTTCGCCATCGAGGTGGCCCTGTACCGACTGGCCGAGTCCTGGGGGCTCACCCCCGGCCATGTGATGGGCCACTCGGTCGGCGAGATCGCCGCGGCCCATGTGGCCGGTGTGCTCACCCTGCCCGACGCCTGCGCTCTGGTGGCCGCCCGCGGCCGGCTGATGCAGTCGGTCACGGCGAAAGGGGCCATGGCCGCGCTGCAGGCCGACGCGGACGAGGCCGCCGGACTGCTCGCCGGATGGGAGGACCGGCTGGACATCGCCGCCGTCAACGGGCCCTCCTCCGTGGTGATTTCGGGCGACCACGACGCCGTCCACGCGGCCGCCGCCGGCTGGCGCGAGCGCGGCCGCAAGGCCCGGCTGCTGAGGGTCAGCCACGCCTTCCACTCGCCGCATATGGACGGCATGCTCGACGAACTGCGCGCCGCCGCCTCGGAGCTGACCTTCTCCGCACCGGCCGTCCCCCTCGTCTCCAATGTGACGGGACGGCTCGCCACCGCCTCCCAACTCGCCTCACCCGACTACTGGGCCCGGCACGCCCGCCACGCGGTGCGCTTCATGGACGGTGTGCACACCCTCCTGGACGCCGGTGTCACCACCTTCCTCGAACTCGGACCGGATGCCCCGCTCACCGCCATGACCCGCGAATGCCTCACCGCACGGCCGGGACCGGCCCCCGGGCGGCCGCGCCCGGCCGCCGTGGCGGCGCTGCGCCGCGACCGTCCAGAGGCGCGGACCTTCGCCACCGCCATGGCCCAGGTGTATGTCCGCGGCGCCGAAGTGGCCTGGGACCGGGCCTGCGCCGGGCAGCCCCGGCAGCGGATCGCCCTGCCGACGTACGCCTTCCAGCGGGACCGCTACTGGCCCGGCACCGCACTCGAATCCACCGCCCCGACCACCCCCGCCACCGCTCCGACCACCCCCGCCACCGCTCCGGCCACCCACACCACCGGGACGGACGGCGCCACGGACCCGGCGCCGCCCACGGCAGAGACGGCCGAGCCCGCCGTCGCGGGGTGGCACCGCGATCCGCTGGACACCGTGCGGACGCATGTGGCCCTCGTTCTCGGGCACTCCGAGCCGGGTTCCATCGATGCCGGCCTCACCTTCAAGGAGCTGGGCTTCGACTCGCTCGCGGCCACCGAACTGAGCGAGCGGCTCGGTGCGGCCACCGGGCTGCGCCTGACCGCCACGCTCACCTTCGACCACCCCACGCCACTGGCCGTCGCCGACCATCTGCGCGCCCACACCACCCCCGCCCCCGGCCCCTCCACCACGTCCACGGCCATCACACCGCGCGACGCCGGGGAACCGATCGCGGTGGTGGCCATGGGCTGCCGCTTCCCGGGCGGGGTCGACTCGCCCGAGGCGCTGTGGCGGCTGGTGGCCGAGGGCGCCGACGCGATCGGGGAGTTCCCCCGGGACCGCGGCTGGGACCTGGCCGGACTCTTCGACCCGGACCGGGACCGCCCCGGCACCAGCTACGCCCACGAGGGCGGCTTCCTCTACGACGCACCGGAATTCGACGCGGAGTTCTTCGGCATCAGCCCCCGCGAGGCGCTGGCCACCGACCCCCAGCAGCGGCTGCTGCTGGAGACCGCGTGGGAGACCTTCGAACGGGCGGGCATCCGCTCCACCGCCCTCCGGTCCAGCCCGACCGGGGTGTTCGTCGGCGTGACGGCTCAGGACTACGGCCCCCGGCTGCACGAGGCGCCCAAGGGGCTCGACGGCCATCTGCTGACCGGCGGCACCCCGAGCGTGGTGTCCGGGCGGGTGGCGTTCACCTTCGGCCTGGAGGGGCCCGCGGTGTCGGTGGACACGGCGTGTTCGTCCTCGCTCGTGGCCGTCCACCTGGCGGTACGTGCACTGCGGCAGGGCGACTGTGCGCTGGCCCTGGCCGGAGGGGTGACGGTGATGGCCGCACCCGGCATGTTCACCGGCTTCTCCCGGCAGCGGGGG contains:
- a CDS encoding SAM-dependent methyltransferase, with the protein product MTSPSAVPPGGTVSDYYSSLGPLLQMAWDDNFHFGYWDGPSDTRSVQEATDRFTDLLIERLRVGAGDRVLDVGCGIGKPAMRVATATGAHVLGITISELQVKQATESARLADLSHQVAFQYADAMAMPFEDAAFDAVLAFESINHMDRPTALREMARVLGSGGRLVLTDVTPPSDGSYQPDGDPDVVTSLTRLEDWPGLIGDAGLVLDELTDVTENTKDTANRMIDGILRCRREFEAQHGVSVQEVLDAAKSALPTVPSAGCAIVVAHKP
- a CDS encoding type I polyketide synthase; this translates as MDSAAPNRTPQHAEPIAVVGMACRLPHAPSPPAFWRLLRQGGNAVTTMPEDRRRTGTAATDGPVTGTDGPATDTVATDGSGTDGLNRPAPTWYGGFLDRVDTFDASFFGISPREATAMDPQQRLMLELAWESFEDAGIRPGTLKDTPTGVFVGAIWDEYATLLRRDTTAATRHAMTGVHRSIIANRVSYGYGLRGPSLTVDTAQSSSLVAVHTACESLRRGECTLALAGGVNLILTEDSMTAAAAQFGGLSPDGRCHTFDARANGFVRGEGGAAVLLKPLAAAVRDGDPVYCVIHAGAVNNDGATDGLTAPSPAAQEDVVRAAHRRAGVAPDEVQYVELHGTGTPVGDPVEAAALGAALGTARTDGTPLLVGSAKTNVGHLEGAAGIVGLLKTALGIKHRLLPASLHFTSPNPRIPLTELGLRVQDRLGDWPRPDRPLIAGVSSFGMGGTNCHLVVGEAPASMPAPASVRAPASVPAPADTPAPPVVAWPISAKTPAALRAQAGRLRDHLADHPDLSPADIAHSLATTRTAFDHRAVLLGEDTDELLSGLDALAEGAETAGMVPGRAVDGGLAFLFSGQGSQRAAMGRELYAAYPVFASALDEVCGCLDARLAEPLHEVLSAQAPSPRAELLDRTSYTQPALFAIEVALYRLAESWGLTPGHVMGHSVGEIAAAHVAGVLTLPDACALVAARGRLMQSVTAKGAMAALQADADEAAGLLAGWEDRLDIAAVNGPSSVVISGDHDAVHAAAAGWRERGRKARLLRVSHAFHSPHMDGMLDELRAAASELTFSAPAVPLVSNVTGRLATASQLASPDYWARHARHAVRFMDGVHTLLDAGVTTFLELGPDAPLTAMTRECLTARPGPAPGRPRPAAVAALRRDRPEARTFATAMAQVYVRGAEVAWDRACAGQPRQRIALPTYAFQRDRYWPGTALESTAPTTPATAPTTPATAPATHTTGTDGATDPAPPTAETAEPAVAGWHRDPLDTVRTHVALVLGHSEPGSIDAGLTFKELGFDSLAATELSERLGAATGLRLTATLTFDHPTPLAVADHLRAHTTPAPGPSTTSTAITPRDAGEPIAVVAMGCRFPGGVDSPEALWRLVAEGADAIGEFPRDRGWDLAGLFDPDRDRPGTSYAHEGGFLYDAPEFDAEFFGISPREALATDPQQRLLLETAWETFERAGIRSTALRSSPTGVFVGVTAQDYGPRLHEAPKGLDGHLLTGGTPSVVSGRVAFTFGLEGPAVSVDTACSSSLVAVHLAVRALRQGDCALALAGGVTVMAAPGMFTGFSRQRGLAPDGRCKPFAAAADGTGWGEGVGLLLLERLSDARREGHRVLAVVRGSAINQDGASNGLTAPNGPSQQRVIRQALADARLSPYEVDAVEAHGTGTTLGDPIEAQALLATYGQERTGERPLWLGSLKSNLGHTQAAAGVAGVIKMVMAMRHGLLPATLHIDAPSPHVNWDSGAVRLLTEPVEWPRDERPRRAGVSSFGISGTNAHLIVEQAPEPEPAPAEGRTDEDDRPVPWVLSARSAEALRGQARELAARMAADNTPSPRDVGWSLITTRTPFEHRAVVVGDDRDELTSALQTLATEGTHPGVVHTGTAATTGGAGPVLVFPGQGSQWAGMGAGLLDASPAFAARVAECERALAPHVDWSLTDVLRGADGAADLSRVDVVQPVLWAAMVSLAAVWAEYGVRPAAVVGHSQGEIAAAVVAGALSLEDGAKVVALRSRALRRLAGGGAMASLGVGHERAEELLTGLGDRAAAVGVAVVNGPESTVVSGPPEQVAAAVTACQEAGERARMIEVDYASHSPQVDEIAAELTRLLTGVEPVGTSGSGVVFYSTVTGGRADPSVLDTGYWVRNLRERVRFAETIQALLADGHRVFIEASTHPVLTMAMRESFEHAESGAAAVPTLRRDHGDLAQLTKSVAQAFIAGAEVDWSAAFPADPAPRTVDLPTYAFQRRRYWLDAPGGSGGDPGALGLVAADHPLLGAAVRLADGSGHVLTGRLSPQTHGWLADHVVAGVALVPGTVLMEWALRAADEAGCGAVEELALRLPLVMPATGGRCVQVVVGPSAADRRRDIAVYSLPDDALRTGGDTDWMCHAVGVLGPAVPESRAGELAGTWPPPGARPVDTDGFYERIAASGYAYGAVFQGLRAVWRDGAELLADVELPKAAGEPHGFGIHPALLDAVLHPTLLTGHPDAGPEPDEGRMWLPFTVSGVSLWATEATAVRVRLTPRPRTAGDERELRVVVADAVGAPVLTIDALLLRPAEADQLRSLNTGRVATDGGGGGSVRRRTAATVEVPSVDWGARLARLSAVDRYRTLLGLVRDHAATVLGHTDAEAVRADASFNELGFESLTAVELRDRLAAATGLRLPAALIFRHPTPEGIAHHLVGRLSSDGTAVAPTAIVPPGTQVPRQPTDEMSAAQRLESASADQVLEFIDNELGVS